The Phosphitispora fastidiosa DNA segment CATACTTGTATATATGATCCATGGCAGCATCAATATCAGCGACAATCCTGACAGCCATTATAAGGTCAAGATACTCTGTATAGTAATCTTCTTCCACAGCTTCTTTTACCCAATTCACCAATGCTCTGGCAGCAGGACATCCCCTGATTTCCACTCCATATTCCTGCTTCATTGTCTCCAGCAGTTCAGGAAGCAGAGTTTCGGCCACATCCTGATGTACCAGCAGTGTCTCCATGGCGTTGCAGACTCCGGGCCGCTGTGTCTTGGAATTTATGACTATCCTTTTGGCCATCTCCAGATCGGCTTCATTGTCAACATAAACGTGACAGTTGCCGACCCCGGTCTCAATAACAGGCACCGTGGCATTTTTCACAACTCTCTGAATAAGCCCCGGACCGCCTCTGGGAATCAGGATATCTATATATTCGTTAAGTTTCAGGAGGACTTCAACAGCCTCCCTGTCAGTTGTCTCAATCAGCGCGATGGCGCCTTCGGGTATCCCGGCCCTTACGGCAGCCTCGGAAATAATCCCCGCAATCGCCTTATTGGAATAAATGGCCTCAGAGCCACCCCTGAGAATAACGGCATTGCCTGTTTTCAGGCAGAGGCCTGCAGCATCAACAGTAACATTAGGCCTGGCTTCATAAATGATGCC contains these protein-coding regions:
- a CDS encoding glutamate-5-semialdehyde dehydrogenase, coding for MVREEVVSKAALAKQAARLLGSVSTAVKNQALLVMAEELLDRADEIVAANKIDMSKGREKGLSAALLDRLLLTESRINEMAAGLREIAMLPDPVGEIISMWKRPNGLQVGKMRVPVGVIGIIYEARPNVTVDAAGLCLKTGNAVILRGGSEAIYSNKAIAGIISEAAVRAGIPEGAIALIETTDREAVEVLLKLNEYIDILIPRGGPGLIQRVVKNATVPVIETGVGNCHVYVDNEADLEMAKRIVINSKTQRPGVCNAMETLLVHQDVAETLLPELLETMKQEYGVEIRGCPAARALVNWVKEAVEEDYYTEYLDLIMAVRIVADIDAAMDHIYKYGTRHTEAIVTTNYNKARRFVQEVDAAAVNINASTRFTDGFQYGFGAEIGISTQKLHARGPMGLTELTTTKFIVYGDGQIRK